The following are from one region of the Nicotiana tabacum cultivar K326 chromosome 3, ASM71507v2, whole genome shotgun sequence genome:
- the LOC107813439 gene encoding gamma conglutin 1-like, translated as MATKAQLTSHLVVSQDNALASTTQCGDCFLGFVQRGPGCNKDACYNHVENPLVEILTSGETAEDVLSIQSINGSFPGPVATIPKFIFSCAGSYVTQDLGKDVKGTIGFGHQSAVSIPAQLASTFKFSRKFAICLSSSIEQNGIIFIGN; from the exons ATGGCTACAAAAGCTCAACTTACAAGCCATCTCGTTGTAAGTCAAGACAATGCACTAGCTAGCACCACACAATGTGGAGATTGCTTTCTGGGATTTGTACAACGTGGTCCAGGATGTAACAAAGATGCATGCTATAACCATGTTGAAAACCCACTTGTTGAAATCTTAACAAGTGGAGAAACTGCCGAGGATGTTTTGTCAATCCAATCCATTAACGGATCTTTTCCAG GCCCTGTTGCAACCATTCCAAAGTTTATATTCAGCTGCGCAGGATCATATGTAACTCAAGATCTCGGTAAAGATGTTAAAGGAACTATTGGTTTTGGACACCAAAGTGCAGTATCAATTCCTGCTCAACTTGCATCAACTTTCAAATTCAGCAGAAAATTTGCCATTTGCTTGAGCTCATCTATAGAACAAAATGGTATAATCTTCATTGGAAACTAA
- the LOC107787080 gene encoding malate dehydrogenase, glyoxysomal, translating into MQNGAETYRRMATISAHLNPSPSSHQMEGGVGLSRANCRAKGGSPGFKVAILGAAGGIGQPLAMLMKTNPLVSVLHLYDVANTPGVTADISHMDTGAVVRGFLGPQQLEDALTGMDLVIIPAGVPRKPGMTRDDLFNINAGIVRTLCEGIAKCCPKAIVNIISNPVNSTVPIAAEVFKKAGTFDPRRLLGVTMLDIVRANTFVAEVLGLDPREVDVPVVGGHAGVTILPLLSQVKPPCSFTPEETEYLTSRIQNGGTEVVEAKAGAGSATLSMAYAAVKFADACLHGLRGDAGIVECAFVSSQVTELPFFASKVRLGRNGVEEIYPLGPLNEYERSGLEKAKKELATSVQKGVNFVKK; encoded by the exons ATGCAGAACGGTGCAGAGACCTATCGACGAATGGCCACCATCTCAGCTCACCTTAACCCCTCTCCTTCTTCTCATCAG ATGGAGGGAGGTGTGGGTTTGAGCCGAGCTAATTGCAGGGCGAAAGGGGGTTCTCCAGGATTCAAAGTCGCGATCTTGGGTGCTGCAGGAGGTATTGGTCAGCCACTTGCTATGCTTATGAAAACGAATCCACTGGTTTCAGTTCTGCATCTTTATGATGTTGCCAATACTCCTGGTGTAACTGCTGACATTAGCCACATGGACACTGGTGCCGTG GTACGTGGTTTTCTAGGGCCTCAACAATTGGAAGATGCTCTCACTGGCATGGACCTTGTAATAATCCCTGCTGGTGTTCCTAGAAAACCAGGCATGACAAGAGATGATCTTTTCAACATCAATGCAGGAATTGTGAGGACTTTATGTGAAGGAATTGCCAAGTGCTGTCCTAAGGCCATTGTTAACATAATTAGTAATCCTGTTAACTCTACAGTACCAATTGCTGCAGAGGTTTTCAAGAAGGCTGGCACCTTTGATCCGAGGAGACTGTTGGGCGTGACAATGCTTGATATTGTCAGAGCCAATACATTTGTG GCTGAAGTTTTGGGGCTTGATCCTAGGGAAGTGGATGTTCCAGTTGTGGGGGGTCATGCTGGCGTTACAATTCTACCTCTTCTTTCCCAG GTTAAACCTCCTTGTTCTTTTACGCCAGAGGAAACTGAATATTTAACATCTCGTATACAAAATGGGGGAACTGAAGTTGTTGAG GCAAAAGCTGGTGCTGGTTCGGCAACTCTCTCTATG GCATATGCTGCGGTTAAATTTGCCGACGCATGTTTGCATGGATTGAGAGGAGATGCTGGCATTGTAGAATGTGCCTTTGTGTCTTCTCAG GTGACTGAACTTCCATTTTTCGCATCAAAAGTACGGCTTGGCCGCAACGGAGTTGAAGAAATATACCCCCTTGGTCCCCTAAATGAATACGAGAG GTCTGGGCTTGAGAAGGCAAAGAAAGAGCTGGCAACAAGTGTTCAGAAGGGTGTCAACTTTGTAAAGAAATGA